The following is a genomic window from Sphingobacterium spiritivorum.
TAGATGTTTCCAGTTGTGAATTGGTCTCTATTATTTTTTCTCTTTCATTATAGGCTTCGTAAGCGCGTATTATTGTTTGATCCAGTTCCTCTTCACTCCACGGCTTATTCAGATAATGAAATATTTTTCCTTTGTTAACGGCGTCTATGACAGCAGCCATGTCTGTATAACCGGTCAGCAGAATACGCATAGGATGCGGATCCAGTTTAATAATCTCTTCTAAGAATTCTACGCCAGTCATTTCGGGCATCCGCTGGTCCGTAATAATAACATTGACAGGATTCTTTTTGACAATTTCTATAGCATCCGCACCACTTATCGCTGTGTGGACTTCATATTTGAGACGAAAGGTCGCCTTAAAGGAAAGCAAATTATTCTCCTCATCATCTACGTATAATACCGCAATCTTCTTGTTTTCCATCGTTTTATTGCTTTTTAGACTGATAAATCAATCAATCAGCCAAATTAAAAAAAAGTATTTCAATAATCAAAGAGAAGCTGATGAATATGAAGGAATCATTACAAACGGATCTGTTATCCTGTCTTTATAGTAGCTTGGTTGCAGGGCAGATTATTTACAGTTTGGCGTAGCTGTTAAGACATCCAGGGACATATCCATTGCTTTTTTAGCCCATTTTTTCATGCCTTGCAAATCAGCTTCTTTGAGGGCTTTGTTACCAAACGTTACAGCATTTAACGCATAGTTTTTAGCATTCGCACAGTTGCAGGATGGTATAAGCGCATATGCTGATGCTTCAGTTGCTTTTGCAACTCCATCCTTTAAAAGCGGTGTAGCATTTTCAATTGAAGTGGACTGATAGGCTTTTTTGAATGTCATAAAGGCCAG
Proteins encoded in this region:
- a CDS encoding response regulator, encoding MENKKIAVLYVDDEENNLLSFKATFRLKYEVHTAISGADAIEIVKKNPVNVIITDQRMPEMTGVEFLEEIIKLDPHPMRILLTGYTDMAAVIDAVNKGKIFHYLNKPWSEEELDQTIIRAYEAYNEREKIIETNSQLETSNEQLEFLLRQKLLS